A single genomic interval of Desulforegula conservatrix Mb1Pa harbors:
- a CDS encoding ATP-binding protein, with the protein MIHDSKELQKNSEATRFMIMDMLEGILNYSDHPGQMGRYLTETIRELVGGKIIALFQYVHGDLESHRLISITPERYKNFDGLHHLEDFCSCCHDIKKSTLWTKESGPPKIKEILDKIECDSIVAIPLSVADHRMGMLFIVQLLDKQRISEILRSFDALSPVVALVLRNALFYESQEEIILERTHDLAASEHRFRTLADFAPVGIFRFTADRELVFVNRKWSEITGLSQKDADHDTWESIIHQDDAEFLMKHFAETVSSKKPFNIQYRIKRHDGKTITVIGEGVPEYDQNEDFCGYIGTLIDISDKIREQEERQKLENQLNQSQKMESIGRLAGGIAHDFNNLLSVIIGYSDLILENLAPGDELFEEISEISQAAIRSKEMTSQLLTFSRKQVIDPKPISLGNLLPQKIKTLKRMIGEDIELEIKIGDKGWLINSDPTQLDQLIMNLAVNARDAMPDGGKIRIETLQEDFEKEAARIYPGMEPGAYVSLMFSDDGMGIPKDKLPHIFEPFFTTKEKSKGTGLGLATVYGIVNQNKGFITTYSEEGHGTAFKIMIPAFPEYENPAHEKNVSPVRGGTGLILLVEDDEALRNMTKLMLTNLGYDVIAFAWPEQAIEFCRKDKRQIDCLLTDVIMPGMNGRDMAIKIKIMRPDIKVLFMSGYPEDIISDKGVLKKGVSFIHKPFMLRDFAAKLHDVIISDS; encoded by the coding sequence ATGATTCATGATTCAAAAGAATTGCAAAAAAATAGCGAAGCAACGAGATTCATGATCATGGACATGCTTGAGGGGATTCTCAACTATTCTGATCATCCCGGCCAGATGGGCAGATATCTTACCGAAACCATCAGGGAACTTGTGGGCGGAAAAATAATAGCACTTTTTCAGTATGTCCACGGAGACCTTGAATCGCACAGGCTGATCAGCATTACCCCTGAAAGATATAAGAACTTTGACGGCCTTCATCATTTAGAAGATTTTTGCTCTTGTTGCCATGACATCAAAAAAAGCACCCTCTGGACAAAGGAGTCCGGGCCCCCGAAAATAAAAGAGATTCTCGATAAAATCGAGTGCGATTCCATTGTTGCTATACCTTTGTCTGTGGCTGACCATAGAATGGGCATGCTTTTCATTGTCCAGCTCCTCGACAAGCAAAGAATATCGGAAATCCTCAGATCATTTGACGCCCTCTCCCCTGTGGTCGCCCTTGTCCTTAGAAACGCCCTGTTTTATGAAAGCCAGGAAGAAATCATATTAGAAAGAACCCATGACCTTGCAGCAAGTGAACACAGATTCAGAACGCTCGCTGATTTCGCTCCGGTTGGAATTTTCAGGTTCACGGCTGACAGGGAGCTTGTTTTTGTTAACCGCAAATGGAGTGAAATAACCGGTCTTTCACAAAAAGATGCAGACCATGATACATGGGAATCAATAATCCACCAGGATGACGCAGAATTCCTGATGAAACATTTTGCCGAAACTGTATCGTCAAAAAAACCCTTCAACATTCAATACAGAATCAAGAGGCATGATGGTAAGACCATTACGGTTATTGGGGAGGGAGTACCTGAGTATGATCAAAACGAAGATTTCTGCGGTTATATCGGCACTCTGATTGATATTTCGGATAAAATCCGGGAACAGGAAGAAAGACAGAAACTTGAAAACCAGCTGAACCAGTCCCAGAAAATGGAATCCATAGGAAGGCTCGCAGGTGGCATAGCCCATGATTTCAACAATTTGCTAAGCGTAATAATAGGGTACAGCGATTTAATCCTTGAAAACCTCGCACCTGGGGACGAACTTTTTGAAGAGATTTCTGAAATCAGCCAGGCCGCCATCAGGTCAAAGGAAATGACCTCCCAGCTCCTTACTTTTTCAAGGAAACAGGTGATAGATCCAAAGCCAATATCACTCGGAAATCTGCTTCCCCAAAAGATTAAAACGCTGAAAAGGATGATAGGCGAAGACATTGAACTGGAAATCAAGATAGGAGACAAAGGCTGGCTGATAAATTCTGATCCAACCCAGCTTGACCAGCTTATAATGAACCTTGCTGTCAATGCAAGGGACGCCATGCCGGACGGCGGCAAAATCAGAATTGAGACTTTGCAGGAAGATTTTGAAAAAGAAGCTGCACGCATATATCCAGGAATGGAACCAGGAGCATACGTATCACTTATGTTCAGCGATGACGGCATGGGTATACCCAAAGATAAGCTTCCACATATTTTCGAGCCTTTTTTCACAACAAAGGAAAAAAGCAAGGGAACTGGCCTTGGCCTTGCCACGGTTTATGGCATAGTAAACCAGAATAAAGGATTCATAACCACTTACAGCGAAGAAGGTCATGGTACAGCTTTCAAGATAATGATCCCGGCCTTCCCTGAGTATGAAAATCCGGCACATGAAAAAAATGTCTCACCTGTACGCGGAGGAACAGGACTCATACTTCTTGTCGAGGATGATGAAGCCCTGAGGAACATGACAAAACTGATGCTCACAAATCTTGGCTATGATGTCATAGCATTTGCATGGCCAGAACAGGCCATCGAATTCTGCCGGAAAGATAAAAGACAGATTGACTGTCTTCTAACCGATGTAATAATGCCTGGCATGAACGGCAGAGATATGGCTATAAAGATTAAAATAATGAGGCCTGACATAAAAGTGCTTTTCATGTCAGGATACCCTGAAGACATAATAAGCGATAAAGGCGTTCTTAAAAAGGGCGTCAGCTTTATACATAAACCTTTCATGCTCAGGGATTTCGCGGCAAAACTTCATGATGTGATCATCTCGGATTCATGA
- a CDS encoding DUF1638 domain-containing protein translates to MMGKDTVQIISCSIFRESIERLRHEGKIKCLVTYLPSMLHMYPAKLEAELEKEFDKIGQDNRTVLLYGDCCPHMLDFEKRRSTSRTSGINCCEIILGTGLYKKMRSEGKFFLLREWAIRWRDIFETELGLKGENAISFMKEMHTGLVYIDEGIRVTPLEILEEISAYTGLGYDILTVSEDQLLKNLKSAIDRLDYDS, encoded by the coding sequence ATGATGGGAAAGGATACAGTGCAGATAATCTCATGCTCTATTTTCAGGGAATCAATTGAAAGGCTCAGACATGAAGGCAAAATCAAGTGTCTTGTTACATATCTGCCATCCATGCTTCATATGTACCCTGCTAAACTTGAGGCCGAGCTTGAAAAAGAGTTCGACAAGATAGGACAAGATAACCGGACTGTCCTTTTATACGGAGACTGCTGCCCCCATATGCTGGATTTTGAAAAAAGACGGTCAACATCAAGAACATCGGGAATAAACTGCTGCGAAATAATCCTTGGAACAGGCCTGTACAAAAAAATGAGGTCAGAGGGTAAATTTTTCCTTTTGCGTGAATGGGCAATACGTTGGAGGGACATATTTGAAACAGAACTCGGTCTCAAAGGGGAAAATGCGATCTCGTTCATGAAGGAAATGCATACAGGTCTCGTTTATATCGATGAAGGAATCCGTGTCACCCCGCTTGAAATACTTGAAGAAATTTCAGCATATACAGGCCTTGGCTATGATATCTTGACCGTTTCTGAAGATCAGCTTCTTAAAAACCTTAAATCAGCAATTGACAGGCTTGATTATGATTCATGA
- a CDS encoding uroporphyrinogen decarboxylase family protein, whose amino-acid sequence MNSLERVMRTVTGEETDRPAFTLLLSLYGARLTSCPTDIYFSRPKSYAEGQFAVREKFRPDLLFSPFALTSIGEAFGSEVKYFSNYAPNIKNPAVKNAPEFMSMDLPDVDSNPQLAFIRDSVRIMAAKYMNEVPVVGAIPCPADIPPLVMGIDQWMECLVFDEKTAGQIMEKCCDFFIRFGNALLEDGAKIIAFPGMFVNPEIIPSKKIADFIIPFLKSSFSQIKGPIVFHHGGNRLEPYIGMFIELPNIVGFAMDSRDSLREARKKAGESYVLMGNIDGPTLSEQTPGHTQKLCMDILKDRENDRKFIFASSAADIPWNTPEENIMAICDCVRNYRRS is encoded by the coding sequence ATGAACAGCCTTGAGAGAGTAATGAGAACTGTTACAGGAGAAGAAACTGACAGGCCTGCGTTTACTCTTCTCCTCAGTCTTTACGGAGCCAGGCTGACCTCCTGCCCAACTGATATTTATTTTTCAAGACCTAAATCATATGCTGAAGGCCAGTTCGCTGTACGCGAAAAATTCCGGCCAGATCTTCTTTTCAGCCCCTTTGCCCTGACATCAATCGGTGAAGCCTTTGGAAGCGAAGTTAAATATTTCAGCAATTATGCTCCGAATATTAAAAACCCTGCCGTAAAAAACGCCCCGGAATTCATGTCAATGGATCTGCCCGATGTGGATTCCAATCCCCAATTGGCATTTATACGGGACTCCGTGAGGATCATGGCTGCAAAATACATGAACGAGGTGCCTGTTGTCGGAGCCATTCCTTGCCCTGCGGACATTCCCCCGCTTGTCATGGGAATAGACCAGTGGATGGAATGCCTTGTTTTTGATGAAAAAACAGCCGGTCAGATAATGGAAAAATGCTGCGATTTTTTCATAAGATTCGGGAATGCCCTTCTTGAAGACGGAGCAAAGATCATTGCTTTTCCAGGCATGTTCGTAAACCCTGAAATAATCCCTTCAAAAAAAATAGCGGATTTTATCATCCCTTTCCTTAAATCGTCATTCAGCCAGATAAAGGGGCCGATCGTATTTCACCACGGAGGCAACAGACTCGAGCCCTATATAGGCATGTTTATCGAGTTGCCGAATATTGTAGGCTTTGCCATGGATTCAAGGGATTCGCTAAGGGAAGCAAGAAAAAAAGCAGGAGAGTCATATGTTCTTATGGGAAATATTGATGGCCCTACCTTATCTGAACAGACACCCGGACATACTCAAAAACTATGCATGGATATCCTGAAAGACAGGGAAAATGACAGAAAATTCATATTCGCGAGTTCCGCAGCAGATATTCCGTGGAATACGCCAGAGGAAAACATCATGGCCATATGCGACTGTGTCAGAAATTACAGGAGGTCATGA
- a CDS encoding cobalamin B12-binding domain-containing protein: MDTDPGKNLLKAILEADRTYANLIIDSWAAAKGYESAITDLLSGVLEEIGRMWDVTGDISLSQGYVAAKIAEDVFAKALEAKRMTANDQKIIKGPVVLGNIEDDYHPLGRKMVSSFLQIAGWKVIDLGVDVPADIFVDKALENGARIIGASAMMYSTAKNIQKLRAELDNRGLSGKIQIAVGGAVFKLRKELVDEVAGDGTCQSALQAPALFEGLWARAVSLIEA, translated from the coding sequence ATGGACACCGACCCAGGGAAAAACCTTCTAAAAGCTATTCTTGAAGCTGATCGCACATATGCCAATCTTATAATTGATTCGTGGGCCGCTGCCAAAGGTTACGAAAGCGCCATAACCGATCTTCTTTCAGGTGTTCTGGAAGAAATAGGAAGAATGTGGGATGTAACCGGAGATATTTCTCTTTCCCAGGGTTATGTCGCGGCAAAAATTGCAGAAGATGTTTTTGCAAAAGCACTTGAGGCAAAAAGGATGACGGCAAATGATCAAAAAATAATCAAGGGGCCTGTAGTTTTAGGAAATATTGAAGACGACTATCATCCGCTTGGCCGCAAAATGGTTTCATCTTTTCTCCAGATAGCAGGCTGGAAAGTAATAGATCTGGGAGTCGATGTTCCGGCTGATATCTTCGTGGACAAGGCACTGGAAAATGGGGCCAGAATCATAGGAGCTTCGGCTATGATGTATTCCACGGCAAAAAACATTCAAAAGCTCAGGGCAGAACTCGATAACAGGGGACTTTCAGGAAAAATCCAGATTGCTGTTGGCGGAGCTGTATTCAAACTGAGAAAGGAACTTGTGGATGAAGTGGCAGGAGACGGCACGTGCCAGAGCGCATTGCAGGCGCCGGCCCTGTTTGAGGGTTTATGGGCCAGGGCGGTCTCACTAATTGAAGCCTGA
- a CDS encoding DUF169 domain-containing protein: MKSKISEATGLKYQPVCLLWSDEKPEDAVQFKKGKWGCTMWLVSNAAKGKISCCDRNTFGCIGAGVGLGFGNQYKNFIGGEECFRYFLSTGNKNWPKGKENGTELKHYMQDEFHDNYMNGEGYLKSPDHVADFVRNLPITEIPAKYVIFKSIELVDTEKEKPKSVIFFTDADQLSALVILANYARKSNESVIIPYAAGCQTLGIYPYREAESENPRAVVGLTDISARIYIRSQLGEGLMTFTVPYKMFEEMESNVEGSFLERPLWKELVEEKLGSISGGL; this comes from the coding sequence TTGAAAAGTAAAATATCTGAAGCAACCGGATTAAAATACCAGCCAGTATGCCTTCTCTGGTCTGATGAAAAACCAGAAGATGCAGTCCAGTTCAAAAAGGGCAAATGGGGCTGCACCATGTGGCTGGTCTCAAATGCTGCAAAAGGCAAAATATCCTGCTGTGATCGCAATACCTTCGGATGCATTGGCGCAGGAGTTGGACTTGGATTTGGGAATCAGTACAAGAATTTCATTGGAGGCGAGGAATGCTTCAGGTATTTTCTGTCAACAGGCAATAAAAACTGGCCTAAAGGCAAGGAAAACGGAACAGAACTGAAACACTACATGCAGGATGAATTCCATGATAACTACATGAATGGAGAAGGCTATCTGAAGTCTCCTGACCATGTTGCCGATTTTGTGCGAAATCTTCCCATAACCGAAATCCCTGCAAAATATGTGATTTTCAAATCTATTGAGCTTGTTGATACTGAAAAAGAAAAACCAAAATCGGTCATCTTCTTTACCGATGCCGACCAGTTATCGGCTCTTGTTATACTTGCCAACTATGCGAGAAAGAGCAACGAGAGCGTTATCATCCCATATGCAGCCGGATGCCAGACATTGGGTATTTATCCTTACAGGGAAGCCGAATCTGAAAATCCGAGGGCCGTTGTCGGCCTGACAGATATCTCGGCAAGGATATATATCAGAAGCCAGCTTGGAGAAGGTCTCATGACTTTCACGGTTCCATACAAAATGTTTGAAGAAATGGAATCCAATGTTGAAGGCTCTTTTCTTGAAAGACCATTATGGAAGGAGCTTGTTGAGGAAAAGCTTGGTTCAATATCAGGCGGCCTCTAA
- a CDS encoding ABC-type transport auxiliary lipoprotein family protein, with product MKNPSKTKVIQLVLAVLISCLVLPGCVKLSKPYPIKQYFVLEAKRTAQTGGAAPKASIRIKDPEISPLFSSKSFVYKTSNLEFKTDFYNEFFILPDKLIKTQTVEWLKKSGAFRRISPDPGEKTDFILESNIVNLYIDKTTSPNKAVLETAFFLLSGTKGADEIIWHSAHREEVQVKDDSSPAMAEAFSKSLENTLIFLENNLIKSVYH from the coding sequence ATGAAAAATCCATCAAAAACAAAAGTCATTCAACTTGTTCTGGCTGTATTAATATCCTGTCTTGTCCTGCCGGGATGCGTTAAACTTTCAAAACCGTATCCCATAAAACAGTATTTTGTGCTTGAGGCGAAAAGAACGGCCCAAACAGGCGGAGCTGCCCCAAAGGCGTCAATACGTATAAAAGACCCTGAAATTTCCCCGCTTTTTTCAAGCAAATCCTTTGTTTACAAGACCAGCAATCTTGAATTCAAAACAGATTTTTATAATGAATTTTTCATTTTGCCTGACAAACTAATAAAAACCCAGACCGTGGAATGGCTGAAAAAAAGCGGCGCATTCAGACGCATAAGCCCTGATCCCGGAGAAAAGACTGACTTCATACTTGAAAGCAATATCGTCAATCTTTACATAGATAAAACAACTTCACCCAATAAAGCGGTGCTTGAAACAGCCTTTTTTCTTCTTTCAGGAACAAAGGGCGCTGATGAGATAATCTGGCACTCGGCTCACAGAGAAGAAGTTCAGGTTAAGGACGACTCATCACCTGCAATGGCAGAGGCATTCAGCAAGTCCCTGGAAAATACTCTGATTTTTCTTGAAAACAATCTCATTAAGAGTGTGTACCATTGA